The Montipora capricornis isolate CH-2021 chromosome 6, ASM3666992v2, whole genome shotgun sequence genome has a window encoding:
- the LOC138054433 gene encoding uncharacterized protein — translation MGSPLAPVLANLFMGHHEKRWLENYNSGIEFYRRYVDDTFALFNTEQDALSFFSYINSQHPNIKFTMEKEENHKLPFLDVLLDNHRNQGIITSVFHKKTYTSDSSQSVARKDNCKFGQVCFLMRQKLDFEQAANNLERSLKILAV, via the exons ATGGGCTCCCCGCTTGCTCCTGTATTAGctaatctctttatgggtcaccatgagaaaCGCTGGTTAGAGAATTACAATTCAGGTATCGAGTTTTACCGTAGATATGTCGACGACACCTTTGCTTTGTTTAATACCGAGCAGGATGCTTTATCTTTCTTCAGTTATATCAACAGCCAGCATCCTAACATCAAGTTTACTATggagaaggaagaaaaccaCAAGCTTCCCTTCTTAGATGTGCTTTTAGATAACCATAGAAATCAGGGCATTATTACCTCGGTTTTCCACAAGAAGACCTACACCTCCGATTCCTCTCAGAGTGTTGCTCGGAAGgacaatt gtAAATTTGGTCAAGTATGTTTCCTGATGAGACAAAAGTTGGACTTTGAACAAGCTGCGAATAACCTAGAGAGGTCATTAAAGATTTTAGCAGTCTAA